The following is a genomic window from Pseudophryne corroboree isolate aPseCor3 chromosome 3, aPseCor3.hap2, whole genome shotgun sequence.
CTCCATTTAGGGAAGCTTTAATCCTTGATCCTTTTTGTCGGATGCCTGCAGTGCAGCGCAGAGCTAATATTTTTGTACAACTGATATATGCTGTAGGTGCTGTActtcactgcattcacataaatataagtagtGTGACTCCACTGGCCATACCCCAAAGCATTCACataaataatataagcactgtgactctgcaggtcgTATCCCACTGTGTTCACTTAAATAAAATAAGCACTGTGACTGATGGCAATACCCCACTGCATTCATATAAATTATATAAGCATTATGACTCTGAAGGCAATACCCCGTAACATTTACATAAATAATATAAGCACTATGACTATGCATGCCATACCCCCTACTTCACATTACATATAAGCACATTGAAtttgcagtgtgagttgtcattttcaAAAAGAGTTCAAATAAATACTATAATTGTTTTTTGTTGAACTTGTGTGTGTTGTACCCCACAGCATTCACTTCACATAGGCATTGTGAGTCCACAGTGTGAGTTGCcatttttgaaaataaaaataaaaaacataaatactATAATTGTTTGctatacaacttgtgtgtgctgtaggtgctgTACCCTGCTATAATTTTACATTACCTTAGTGAGTCTGCACTGTGATTTGTTATTTGCAAAAAAGGTTAAAATAAATACTATAGTTTTTTtcatacaacttgtgtgtgctgtaggtgctgtaccccactgtggtcACTTTGCATATGTTAGCCGTGGCGGGTCTCGCCCTCGCCCGGCCGTTGCTTGGCAACGGGGCCGGCGCATCATGTCCGCCGTGCCTTCTCCTGCTTCCTGCATAATGCCTGGCAATGGAGGACGCTGTGCGCAGTGAGTCAccgggtccttagcaacggggacgctggAGGCGGACGTTGTTCCCTGTTGCCATGTAATTTACAATCCACCTGTCAGCTCtggtcatgcagcagggcagctgcacgacatcagtAATTTAGGTtccctgcagctattggagggctccatgttatattctccctcagtgcctgacacagacgccggtgatagcttctgctgAGCTGCTTCCTGTCTTGGTGTGTTCCTGTCCATAAGTCCtgtggtattgcctgttcctgatccAGTTATCCTGTGTCTTGGCATCCGCTGGTCTGCTGTCGGAATTCTACCTGTATTTatgccggtttcgtgagtagcggccttGTCGcatcttacggccttggccgtagctttttattatattttgCTTTGGATTTTGCAGAGTTCTGCGTGTGCTGTCGTCGCTGGTACACAATAGTATTGTGTTGGCGTGTgaacagcattgcctttgttgtagtttgtcctggcggctgtgccacgcATATTTCCTTTGAgctctgtagcacccctaactggttATTTccatctttagttagaggttccccttgttgtcgccccgtctcagtttacgccttgtttcCAACTAAGAccaggggcatcggagttgggcagacctaatccgcccttcaaatgcggctgccgtgggcccaagcaaccatagtctcacaggcgtagactgaccacgtaggcaagacaacggagtcagggcttTGTAGGGGTTGATGCTGGGCTCCGTTTCcattgcagcattacgttcctgtgctTGGGGCTTGCCCACcctgagtaccaagtacagtgaacataaCAGCATAAGCACTGTGAGTTTGCAGTGTGAGATGTAATTTGCAAAAAAGTTCAAATAAATAAGTACTATAGATTTTTTTTGCACAcattgtgtgtgctgtaggtgctgtacctcactgtgttcacataaatataagaacTGAGTCGACATGTATCATGATGAGTTGATAGAAGAGCAAGAGCAGCAATCAAGTTCTAGTGCCATGGCTGCTGCAAtacatgatagtactacaacatctagtaaaggtggttcaggggcagaaagtttaggaaagggcacctgaaatcaaaatattTTACACTGTTAAAAAAGGAGTTAGAGgtgtcacaataaaaaaaaacaattcagTTCCCCAAAAAAGAACAAACTATGTGTTCACAAATCCTTGAAGAGAGTCTAGGGGTGTTAATGTTAGCTTTATGTGAGTCTGATATTTATcagactgtactcatagagaagcctcctttgcctccttccaccatttttgcaccatctgcaaatgtgggaatgagcagtataagtaaagatggtgatgatgatgatgacgatgatgatgaaataatagaaattgaggaagcTACTATGGAAGTGAAACAGGATGAGGtgaatatttgtgtactatctgattcTACTGAGGATGAGGATGCTGATGacattgtttgtgtaagtcagcaaccagtgacagcagttcttgcccatgttaAAAAGAAAgcaattgtgatgcctgggaatAAGACTAAAAAGCCAAGTCTTGGGTgtaggattatttttacccaaatcctgacaacatttgtgaaagcatctgctacATTTGTGAGCCAAAGTAAGTAGACATTTGGATgtaaaccatctaggcacctcctccatgttacataatttgcagtGATTTTATGAAATATATTAATTTGTTGTAATTAgcaccctcatcatcaacttcaGCAGGGactggaggtagtccttccaaaaaattgttttgttggGACTCAAACAATCTAAGCACttaagccacaaaagtggcagtccttgtcgctgaagtgcttggtttgttaaactgtgcatgtccttcacAAAGTACACAGAATATTGTAGAGAAGGTAGCTTGACACTATTGTTAAGTATCTATGCATATGTAGACCTTTAGACATACAGTACTTAGACATTTTAATGCCATGTGTGAGATAGGTGACTGATGTCCCCCTTTTAATGTGGGAACTAATCTGATGAGTAGAGGGGCATGTTAAAAAAGATGGTGCACAGGGAAGCATGTTTGAAAAAATCTGGTGAGTGTGTGAAAGAGAACATGTTGGGTACAAGGGCATGCATAAAAAAAGTTAAAGTTGTATCTGCAACAAAAAGAATGGTGAATATTATGGTTCTGGCTGGTTAGGAAGgggctatggggcagatgtactaagcctttgagagtgataaagtgggaaGATATAAACTAAaaaccaatcagctactgtaatTTCTGCAAAAATAGCCTATAACATTGcatttaggtgctgattggctggcattatctctctccactttataactctacaaggcttagtacatctccaccgaTGTGAGGAAGAAACATCTCACTTACATGTCTATCCTGCCCACCATCTTCTGGCTCACATGCCCACCATATTTCTCCCTGATGGCCATCAACTCATATGTTTTTGTCACAATGGGCATCAGAATGATAATGCATAGACCAGGTATCTCATTTACCTTCCTGTCTTTGATGTCCTCCACCAATGTTGGATCCACTCCAGCCACGTCTAAGGAATTTAAAACTCCCACCACAAGGTCTCATCCACTGGAGATTGAGGCTTCTGATTTTTTATTGAATTAATAGCTCACAGAGTTTCCTTCTTTATTGTTAAACTACTTGGGTCTTCAGCCTCCAGACCATTCTGACACTGATGCCCATTAGCCTCTGCTGCAACATGACTCTCAGTTTCCAATTTGTCATCATATACTCATGAGATAACACTTCTGAGGAAGAATCCATTTGGATATGAAACATGTTAAGCCATGTGGCTGTGTACACTGACCGGCTTGTGTGGGGATTCACTTGCTTTAACCTACCAAGGAGGTGCTgggtagctgaagcactgtgtataaTCCTGGATGCAACCTGGTCTGATGAGTATGTGATGTCCTTGCACTTGAGATACTGTAGCTGATGTATTACATACTtgtatttatttttactttgtgaGTGCAgtttatataaaattattttaccCTTATCAAGGGTGTCTGCACTACTGGTTTTTGTTTTCTTTCATGCGCATATAATGCAAATTATTTTTTATGCTCATTAACGAAAATTGGATGAAAAGTGACCAATCCAATACACCACTTCACCTATGAGGAAATGAccaatgggagtaattccaagttgatcgcagcaggaactttgttagcagttgggcaaaaccatgtgcactgcaggggaggcagatataacatgtgcagaaagagttagatttgggtgggttattttatttctgtgcagggtaaatactgactgctttatttttacactgcaaattagattgcagagtgaacacaccacacccaaaactaactctcgctgcacatgttaaatctgcctcccctgcagtgcacatggttttgcccaactgctaacataattcctgctgcgatcaactaggaattacccccattattctttATGTTAAATAATTGATTCCAATACATggtggaactttgggggtcattctgagttgatcgctagctgccgttgttcgtagagcagtgatcaggctaaaaattggcatttctgcgcatgcttatgcaccgcaatgcgcaggcgcgtcgtacaggtacaatgagcatcatggGTTTACACAGAGTCTAACAAACAGTCCTGTTGCACGGCCAaaggcaggaagattgacatgaagtgggtgtttctgggtgtcaactgaccattttcagggagtgtttggaaaaacgcaggagtggcagaaaaaacacaggctgggcgttcgctgggtgggtgacatcaaaagccgtccctccatcattagaatcaacgcacacgaagagtaactacagggctggtcttgttttgcacaaaaagattttgcaggcgctctgctgcacatgcattcgcacttctgcaaaatgaaaatacactccccagtgggcggcgacaatgcgtttgcacggctgctaaaaactggtagcgagcaatcaactcagaatgaccccctttgttttaaGAAACTCTGGAAACTAAGGGTGATTTTTTTCTATATGGAACTATGGTTTCAGTGTTTTTTGCGCAAATACTGCATTTTAATACTTGTATATTGGAGGTCataacgagttgttcgctcgctagctgattttagcagccgtgcaaatgctatgccgcctcccactgggagtgtattttagcttagcagaagtgcgaatgaaaggatcacagagcagctacaaaattattatgtgcagtttcagagtagctccagacctactcagcgcttgcgatcacttcagactattcagttcctgttttgacgtcacaaacaagccctgcgtttttccagccatgcctgcatttttcctggcacacctgcattttttcgaacactccctgaaaacggtcagttgacacccagaaacaccctattcctgtcaatcactctgggccagcagtgcgactgaaaagctgtgaaagtccttgtgtgaaactacatcattcgttgtaatagtacgatgcgtgtacgcattgcgccgcatacgcatgcatagaagtgctgattttttgcctgattgctgcgcagcgatcgaaatctgctagcgaacaacttggaatgacccccatagtactgttTTAAGGTTGTCTTTGAGATTTCCTTTTAATGCTGTTTTGCTGCATTATTTACCTGTTTTTGTGCATGGTTGCAGTACTTTGCACATTTACCCCTACAACATTGCAAGGATGCGTACTGTAGCTGCTACAATCTGAATCAAAGGAAGAAAGAAACATTAtcaaatgatgaaaaaaagaaaacaGGATCTAAAATGAAGGCGATAATTATTGGATATATCAAGAAATATATCAGGGTTTTGAAAAATCTCTTCAAAAGCTTTTTTCTGGTAAAGATTTCCCTAGCAGAACGGTTAATCACTGTATTCTGGACTGTGACATTTTAAAACATTCACGAAAATCACAAATGTCTTTGAAAAAGATTTATTGTAGGTGACGTTTCCTCCGCAAATAGTTTCAAAAATATTTATGAAAATATTGAttatatcctctgacgaaaccgctgtgagataggggcggagaaacgcgtaaggaccttcTAAACAACCCATTCACTGAAAGTGTCTCCACGGCTGTGCTACAAAGAAAGCCGTTTACGGACATCACAGAGCCGCCGCTGATACGGGAGTCTGCTGCTAATACTCCAAGGTGCATGTGAATTATACAAGTCCGGTAAGAGGGATCCTCTTTTTGCTGCACAACACGATACCGGACACTGTCAGCCGAGATCAGACGGGGGTGAAGCATAGCGCCGGGATATCATCATATCGGCGCCCTCCCTCCGCCTGTTCCCACAAGTGTGCTCACAGCAATAATTTACGGAGGAAACACTGCATGTTGGCGTGCTTGCCACTATAATCCTCATGTTGCCACTAGACTGACCAATTAAAAGGAGACAAGTGCAATACGGGCTATTTATCTCAAGACCCCACAGCAACTATTACTATTTTTGAATCTAATGAACACTGTCATTATGGACTAATGCATTATTGGAGACACGAATGAGAGAGTTATCTGTTACAGGTATTATATGTCTACTTTTTGGATATATTAAATTGTAtattattgatttttaataaattataatttttttgatTGAAGCGCTTCCTGATATATATTCACTTACTATATATCCTTTATCTAGATACCTTCAACAATGCTACACAGCTTTTGTAAAGATTTTAGCTTTCAGATTAAGTAGTGACTTTTTAAAGTCCTTATTCTTCAGACAGTATATAAAAGGATTTAGCATAGGCACTAACACAGCATACAACAAAGCAATGATCTTGTCCAGTTTTGGGAAATAACTTGATGTTGGCTTAATATGCAGACAGATTATAGTCCCATAATAAATGATCACACAGGTTAGATGGGAGGTGCAGGTGGAAAATGCTTTATGTTTCCCTTCTGCAGATTTTATCTTCACAATGTtggagataatatatatatatgaaactaatATAATCAGAAATGAAGAAAATGCCACCAAAACCCCTTCAACATAGTTTAACATTTCCACCATGGATATATCACTGCAGGCAATCATCAGCAATGGGGATACATCACAAAAAAAATGGTCAATAGGACGACCTGACCAAAATGACATATTAGATATAAGGACAGCATGTCCATTTGGGATCGAAAACCCCACAACCCAAGAAGCAACTGAGAGACCAACACATTTTGTAAAACTCATTACAACAATATAATTAAGAGGGTGACAGATTGCCACATAGCGGTCATATGCCATAGCTGTGAGCAGGATAAACTCAGTACCAACTAGGGACACAAAGATATACATCTGGATTATGCATCCTGCAAATGAAATCATGTTATGTTTTGTGAAGAGCATATGAAATAGTTTAGGCAGAATGTTTGATGTAGAAGCGATGTCAATGAAGGAAAGGTTGAATAAGAATATGTACATGGGAGTGTGCAGATGGGAATCTGCAGAGAAGAGAGCGATGATGGTGAAGTTTCCCCAAAAAATGATGACATAGGCAAATATAAGTAATACACCAACTGGGAACTGCAACTCTGGTTCACCAAACAGTGCCAGAAATGTAAAGCCTGTCACATTAGAACAAACTCCTAAGTTCATTTTTAGGCAGAAAAAACCCTGTACAAATGAAAATGTGTTCTATATTTACAGTAATATGTGGTTAATATAACATTATAGTTAAaagtataaaaatattatatacccatatctaGTATATTTGGATTTGAGAAGAGAAGTCTACAAGGAAAACCTCAACACATATAGCATTGAGGCTGCTACACAGCTAGTCTTTTATTTTGTTGTAGTTTTTTGTCCGTTTAAAAACACACTAGAttacttttctttttttgaatCCCTGCACCTCCTTTTTTTTCCAGACTCGTGGAGCTGGAAATTTCTACAAAATACAAAGAAGGAGGGCACTCATAGTGTACATCAAATTTATTACAATAAAAACAACAAAGCAAAATATCCAGGTACAACAATGTCAGACTCGTAACAAGTTTCTCACCCATGGACTTTTTACCACATGATGTATACATATATTCTCCATGGCAAACCAGAACACCGCTCCTGCACAGGCGCTGGGACCATATGCCATGCTGCCAGCTCATGTACCAAACGTGGCCTATCTGATTTGAACTTGTTGCCTGGGTCCGGTCTTCACGTTGCACATGCCTGAGGTGTCCTGATGAGCCGCGGTTTGGTACATGAGCCAGTGGCACGGTGTATGGTCCCAGCACCAGTGCAGAAGTGGTGTTCCAGTTTGCCATGGAGAATATATGTATACATCATGTGGTCACCAGTCCACAGGGGTGAGAAACTCGGTACGAGTCTGACATTATTATACCTGGATATTTTACCTGGTTGATTTTATTATAATAAAACTGATCAACACTTAGAGTGCCCCCCTTCCTTgtattttgtgtgtatgtatgtatgtatgtatgtatgtatgtatgtatgtgtatatatatatatatatatatatatatatatatatacacacagtgcatcTGGTAaatattcacagctcttcactttttccatgttatgttatgttgcagccttattccaaaatggaataaattaattttttccctccaaattctacacacaacaccccataatgacaacatgaaaaagtttttttgagatttttaaaaatgtattaaaaataaaaaaataaaaaaatcacatgtacataagtattcacagcctttgccgtgatgctcaaaattgagctcaggtgcatcctgtttccactgatcatccttgagatgttcctacagcttaattggagtccacctgtggtaaattcagttgattggacatgatttggaaaggcacacacctgtctatataaggtcccacacttgacagggcatgtctgagcacaaaccaagcatgaagtcaaaggaattgtctaaagacctccgagacaggattgtctcgaggcacaaatctgagaaagagtacagaaaaatatctgctgctttaaaggtcccaatgagcacagtggaatCCATCATCTGTAaggggaagaagttcggaaccaccaggactcttcctagagctggccggggccctagtcagggaggtaaccaagaatccgatggtcactctgttagacctacatcattcctctgtggagagaggagaaccttccataaagacaaccatctctgcagcaatccaacaaTCAGGCCTGTTTAGTAcaatggccagacagaagccacttcttagtaaaaagcacatagaagcCCACCTGGAGTTTACCAGAATGCACCCgaaagactctcagaccatgagaaacaaaattctctggtctggtgAAACAAAGATTgatctctttggcatgaatgccacatGTCATGTATGGAGGAAACCAtgcaccatccctacagtgaagcatggtggtggcagaatcATGGTGTAGGGTTGTTTttaagcagcaggaactgggagactagtctggatagagggaaagatgaatgcagaaatgtacagagacatcctggatgaaaacctgctccagagggcACTTGAccccagactggggcgacggttcatgtttcagcaggacaacgattcTAAGCACATGACTACCctaatcaaaggagtggcttcaggacaactctgtgaatatccttgagtggcccagcaagagcccagacttgaatctgattgaacatctctggagagatctgaaaatggctgtgcaccgacacttcccatccaacctgatggagcttgagaggtgctgcaaagaggaatgggtgaaactggccaaagataggtgtgccaagcttgtggcatcatattaaaaaaaaacttgaggctgtaattgctgacacaggtgcatcaacaaagtattgagcaaaggctgcgaatacttatgtacatgtgatttcttaggttttttatttttaataaatttgcaaaaatctcaaaaaacttttttcacattgtcattatggggtattgtgggtagaattttgagggaaaaaatgaatttattccagtgtggaataaggctgtaacacaacaaaatgtggaaaaagaaaagtgaagcattgtgaatactttctggatacatacactatatatatatcgtCCTATAGACCTGGCACTCCCCTTAAATGGATaacattgctccggtgccctctgaaagcATACACATGTCCTCATAGAAAAACAGCGGCACTCTGGAGTCTTTTAAAAGATGATAAGGTGCAAAATGTAATCCATTCTAAAcatcaggtgaccaacgtttcggggccgtggcgccccttcgTCAAGGTGATACAAGTGTAAAGCAAAAAGTGACATACCTTATATGTGaaggaagacccgcgaacgggacacacgccgtGGGAGGGAGTTAGGAACTGCATCCGTCCCTCATTCATCGCGCTGTGCACACAATCCGCGTCACTGAGCCGCCGCAGACGTCACTTCCTGGAGGCCGGAGTTTACTTGGTAACCTTGGTAACAAGCGCTCTTTAGCAACCAGGACTCGGCTCGGCATCGGGGCTGCGGTGAGAAGATTACATATGTGAAATAAACAGTGCTGTGCCGATCCAATATACATGGAACTAGTATGTAGATTAATGCAAGGAACAAAAAAAGCAAATAGATGGAAATAGTGATTAATACATACAAAACCGTCTAGTTATAAAGGACAATCAAGGTTTGAGATCAGGATTGTGTGTCAGCATGTAAATATTGTGCCTCACTCTGCACCTAGATGTCCACCATGGTGGATACCCACGAGCATGTAAGGGCACAATACCATGTGACCTAAGTAGAAACCTGCTTACTAAATGCTATTTTTCTATAAAATGAAAACAACAGGCAGGAATAGAAATGCAGTCTAGTCACATATAAAGTTATTTGTTTGTTGCATGAGTGCTAACGTTCATACAAGCTCAGTCCGGGATGTTATTGAAAAACACTCCACTGAACCTTATCATTAAGGCCCTTGGGTTTGATGGTATCCAGGCTATACATCCATCGTGCCTCCTTTCGTAGGAGTTGTCCACCTCGGTCACCCCCCCTGATGGATTTAGGGATATGGTCAATGATTTGGAACTTTAATTCCTGTAATAAATGTCCTTGGTCCGCAAAGTGTTTTGCCACTGGCTGATCCGACGGTTTTCCAGTGAGGGCACTTTTGATGGCTGAGCGGTGCATGGCCATGCGTTCACGTGCGCACCGtacagttttgcccacatattgtAGCCTGCAGGGGCATGTAATCATATATACTATATGAGTGGTTGTACAGCTGACTACATGTCTAATGGTAAAGGCTTTGCCCGTGGATGTAGACCTGAAGGTAGGCCCTGATGTCATACTTGTGCAGGTTGTGCATCCAAGGCACCTGTAGCACCCTGGCGTTTTGGTCAAGAAATTAGTTGACACATGCTCTTCAAAACCCGTGATGTCCGTATGGACAAGAAAATCTTTGATACTTTTTCCTTTTTTGTAGCAGACAAGCGGGCGTTTATCCCTAAAAGTTGGTAATTTTTTATCTGTGGCTACTATCGGCCACATTGCTCTTACGGCCCTGGGCAAGACAGGACTGGACGTGTTATATTTAGTAACCAGTGGCATGATTTGTTGTTGTGGTTTTGTCTCTTTTTTCAACAACTCTACGTGGGGTATCT
Proteins encoded in this region:
- the LOC135057389 gene encoding olfactory receptor 1C1-like, with protein sequence MNLGVCSNVTGFTFLALFGEPELQFPVGVLLIFAYVIIFWGNFTIIALFSADSHLHTPMYIFLFNLSFIDIASTSNILPKLFHMLFTKHNMISFAGCIIQMYIFVSLVGTEFILLTAMAYDRYVAICHPLNYIVVMSFTKCVGLSVASWVVGFSIPNGHAVLISNMSFWSGRPIDHFFCDVSPLLMIACSDISMVEMLNYVEGVLVAFSSFLIILVSYIYIISNIVKIKSAEGKHKAFSTCTSHLTCVIIYYGTIICLHIKPTSSYFPKLDKIIALLYAVLVPMLNPFIYCLKNKDFKKSLLNLKAKIFTKAV